One Agrococcus jenensis genomic region harbors:
- a CDS encoding M24 family metallopeptidase: protein MRPSPEALTDRLARTRARMQASGLDGLVVVDPANLHYLTGYDAWSFYMPQLLFVPLVGEPLLIMRAMDAGGAHRTAQTPPERILGYPEALVHQQAVHPFDWAAQQLREHGFAQRGRVGFEADAHFFSVRAFHALERGLPEWQLVDSHELVNWARLVKSPAELELMRKAGRVASAAMQAGIDAVTEGARLNDVAAAIQFAQATGVEGAEGDYPAIVPMLPTGESADTPHMTFSARRLGAGEAVSIELAGAHHRYHAPLARTLTLGRPDARLERLADITAEGLALVLDGLRPGRAVADVHAIWAQHIAQHGVEKPSRLGYSIGIGYPPDWGERTVSVRGDDTTVLEPGVCLHIIAGMWMSGYGCELSESIAITADGVEVLTSAPRELIVRGDA, encoded by the coding sequence GTGCGCCCCAGCCCCGAAGCGCTGACCGACCGGCTCGCCCGCACGCGCGCACGCATGCAGGCGTCGGGGCTCGACGGGCTCGTGGTCGTCGACCCGGCGAACCTGCACTACCTCACCGGCTACGACGCGTGGTCGTTCTACATGCCGCAGCTGCTGTTCGTGCCGCTCGTCGGCGAGCCGCTGCTCATCATGCGGGCGATGGACGCCGGCGGCGCGCACCGCACCGCGCAGACGCCGCCCGAGCGCATCCTGGGCTACCCCGAGGCGCTCGTGCACCAGCAGGCCGTGCACCCGTTCGACTGGGCGGCGCAGCAGCTGCGCGAGCACGGCTTCGCGCAGCGCGGCCGCGTCGGCTTCGAGGCCGACGCCCACTTCTTCTCGGTGCGCGCGTTCCACGCCCTCGAGCGCGGGCTGCCCGAGTGGCAGCTCGTCGACAGCCACGAGCTCGTGAACTGGGCGCGGCTCGTGAAGAGCCCGGCCGAGCTCGAGCTCATGCGCAAGGCCGGCCGGGTCGCGTCGGCCGCGATGCAGGCCGGGATCGACGCCGTCACGGAGGGCGCCCGGCTCAACGACGTCGCTGCGGCGATCCAGTTCGCGCAGGCGACCGGCGTCGAGGGCGCGGAGGGCGACTACCCCGCGATCGTGCCGATGCTGCCGACCGGCGAGTCGGCCGACACCCCGCACATGACCTTCAGCGCGCGTCGGCTCGGCGCCGGCGAGGCCGTCTCGATCGAGCTCGCGGGCGCCCACCACCGCTACCACGCGCCGCTCGCGCGCACGCTGACGCTCGGTCGCCCCGACGCGCGGCTCGAGCGGCTCGCCGACATCACCGCCGAGGGGCTCGCGCTCGTGCTCGACGGGCTGCGTCCCGGCCGTGCGGTCGCCGACGTGCACGCGATCTGGGCGCAGCACATCGCGCAGCATGGCGTCGAGAAGCCCTCGCGGCTCGGCTACTCGATCGGCATCGGCTACCCGCCCGACTGGGGCGAGCGCACGGTCTCGGTGCGCGGCGACGACACGACGGTGCTCGAGCCGGGCGTCTGCCTGCACATCATCGCGGGCATGTGGATGTCGGGCTACGGCTGCGAGCTGAGCGAGTCGATCGCGATCACCGCCGACGGCGTCGAGGTGCTCACGAGCGCGCCGCGCGAGCTGATCGTGCGAGGCGACGCGTGA